In a single window of the Danio rerio strain Tuebingen ecotype United States chromosome 20, GRCz12tu, whole genome shotgun sequence genome:
- the spint1b gene encoding kunitz-type protease inhibitor 1b precursor (The RefSeq protein has 6 substitutions, 2 frameshifts compared to this genomic sequence) yields MGSWCFLLVSLIFICGVYGGETQSSEQNQQCVETFHHPGRENFVLHTEESIEAGAVFLANPSVAHEDACMAACCKDARCNLALVENQASDNNCFLFNCLYKHRFVCKFTPKQGFTNYILSSVYEKYLSGRKSEGKDSPPIANAGRDVVVQPNEDVLLNGNESWDDKEIVNYEWSLTRGNKSVHMEKTNFRDQIRVSNLIPGVYEFKLTVTDSADQSDSAQVIVLVLTSEQSERHCLTPKKTGPCRASFIRWNYNAASRRCEQFIFGGCMENSNNYLSETECQNACENTTVRAGGVTRKVPVEDCSSPCGVDSFKCSSGCCVKKEFECDGHQECSDGSDEKNCQQLNESLTRLLNIEVNKKAHCTDPPATGPCRAHFHHWYYDPLSKKCHSFTYGGCDGNRNNFETADKCMKNCSGVTDKDVFARGLLVRGEELGESQSASVALAVVLAVAILAVLAVLGYFYLKNRRKHQHQRVATSNPPVGGSEDDQQMVYSSTTAKA; encoded by the exons ATGGGTTCGTGGTGTTTTCTTTTGGTTGG gatctt gatttttatttgcggTGTTTATGGCGGAGAGACACAGAGCAGTGAACAAAACCAACAATGCGTAGAAACTTTCCACCACCCCGGTCGCGAAAACTTTGTCCTCCACACGGAAGAGTCGATCGAGGCTGGGGCTGTGTTCCTGGCGAACCCGAGCGTCGCTCGTGAGGACGCGTGCATGGCTGCGTGCTGCAAAGACGCCAGATGCAACTTGGCTCTCGTCGAAAACCAGGCGTCCGACAACAACTGCTTTCTCTTCAACTGCTTGTATAAGCACAGATTTGTCTGTAAATTTACACCGAAGCAAGGATTCACAAACTACATATTGAGTTCAGTCTATGAAAAGTACCTGAGCGGCCGCAAAAGTG AGGGGAAGGACAGCCCTCCCATTGCCAATGCTGGCCGAGATGTCGTGGTACAGCCAAACGAGGATGTACTGCTGAATGGCAATGAGAGTTGGGACGACAAGGAGATCGTAAACTACGAGTGGAGCCTCATCCGTGGAAATAAatccgtccatatggag AAAACCAACTTTCGGGATCAGATAAGGGTGTCCAACCTGATTCCTGGGGTGTACGAGTTCAAACTGACCGTGACCGATTCAGCTGATCATTCCGATTCAGCTCAAGTCATTGTCTTGGTGCTCACTTCTGAGCAATCCGAGC GTCACTGTTTAACCCCTAAAAAGACAGGACCATGCCGAGCTTCTTTCATTCGTTGGAATTACAACGCTGCATCCAGACGGTGTGAGCAGTTCATCTTTGGAGGATGTATGGAGAACAGCAACAACTATCTCTCTGAAACAGAATGTCAGAATGCCTGTGAAAACACAACAG TCAGAGCTGGTGGAGTAACGAGAAAGGTGCCTGTGGAAG ATTGTTCTTCACCGTGTGGAGTAGACTCGTTCAAATGCTCAAGCGGATGCTGTGTGAAGAAAGAGTTTGAGTGTGATGGACATCAGGAATGCAGCGATGGCTCCGATGAAAAGAACTGCCAGCAAT TGAACGAAAGCCTGACCCGACTTCTTAAAATTGAGGTGAATAAAAAAG CCCATTGCACAGACCCACCTGCCACAGGCCCATGCCGAGCTCATTTTCATCACTGGTACTATGACCCTCTTAGCAAAAAGTGTCATCCCTTCACCTATGGGGGCTGTGATGGAAATAGGAACAACTTTGAGACGGCAGACAAATGCATGAAGAACTGCTCTGGTGTCACAG ACAAGGATGTGTTTGCCAGAGGATTACTCGTGAGGGGTGAAGAACTAGGAGAAAGCCAGTCAG CTTCTGTTGCTCTGGCTGTGGTTTTAGCTGTGGCCATCTTGGCGGTTCTGGCTGTTTTGGGCTACTTTTACCTCAAAAACAGGAGAAAACATCAGCATCAGCGTGTGGCCACCAGCAATCCTCCAGTGGGAGGCAGTGAAGATGACCAACAGATGGTCTACAGCAGCACCACTGCCAAAGCATGA